One Beggiatoa leptomitoformis DNA segment encodes these proteins:
- a CDS encoding HNH endonuclease signature motif containing protein, giving the protein MCNGMFEARYLQVDHRVPYEVSGNIVDKQDIEHFMPLCGSCNRAKSWSCEHCDNWKTEKSPSLCM; this is encoded by the coding sequence ATCTGCAATGGCATGTTTGAAGCGAGATACTTGCAAGTTGACCACCGAGTTCCTTATGAAGTTAGTGGAAATATTGTAGATAAGCAGGATATTGAGCATTTTATGCCCTTATGTGGCTCATGTAATAGGGCAAAATCATGGAGCTGTGAACACTGTGATAATTGGAAAACTGAAAAAAGTCCCTCACTTTGTATGTAA
- a CDS encoding IS630 transposase-related protein, with amino-acid sequence MTYSTDFRKKVLKVKQEENLTLAAVAKRFQIAIASVVRWSKVLEAKGTRNRPTKIDMEALKQDVALYPDAYHYERAARFGITEGGIRHALKRLGISRKKNTQTSQSQPRSTASLSKQNEPL; translated from the coding sequence ATGACCTATTCAACAGATTTCCGTAAAAAAGTATTAAAAGTGAAACAAGAAGAAAATCTCACCCTAGCAGCGGTAGCGAAACGCTTTCAAATAGCCATCGCAAGCGTCGTCAGGTGGAGCAAAGTCTTGGAAGCCAAAGGGACACGTAACAGACCAACTAAAATAGACATGGAAGCCCTAAAACAAGATGTGGCGTTATATCCCGATGCTTACCATTATGAACGCGCGGCCCGTTTTGGGATTACGGAAGGCGGGATTCGCCATGCGTTAAAACGTCTAGGGATTAGCCGTAAAAAAAACACTCAAACATCCCAAAGCCAACCCCGAAGCACGGCAAGTCTTTCAAAACAAAATGAACCGTTATAA
- a CDS encoding HisA/HisF-related TIM barrel protein has product MTRSSQIMQIIPVIDLLDGIVVHARAGERAHYHAIQSPLATSAEPIAIVAGLLQFYPFTNLYIADLNAIQQRGDNLASLRQLHQHFPHLNYWVDSGIRHVQHYQSWQTAALGTAIIGSENQTDLTHYQSLLDTATAEGFILSLDFHHDQFLGLPALWTHPKLWASRLILMNLNKVGVAQGVDETRLRILQQQLPPTSQLYAAGGVRNIDDLHRLQQLDVAGVLIATAIHQGTICPADIDALAQ; this is encoded by the coding sequence ATGACACGCTCTAGCCAAATTATGCAAATTATTCCTGTTATTGACTTATTAGACGGTATCGTCGTTCACGCCCGCGCAGGTGAACGCGCTCATTACCATGCGATTCAATCACCACTCGCTACATCTGCCGAACCCATTGCTATTGTAGCGGGGCTACTACAGTTTTATCCCTTTACAAACTTGTATATAGCCGATTTAAATGCGATTCAACAACGCGGTGATAATCTTGCCAGTTTACGCCAATTACATCAGCATTTTCCCCATTTAAATTATTGGGTTGATAGTGGTATTCGCCATGTACAACATTACCAAAGTTGGCAAACGGCCGCACTTGGTACGGCTATTATTGGTAGTGAAAATCAAACCGATTTAACCCATTATCAATCTTTATTAGATACCGCGACGGCTGAAGGTTTTATCTTATCCCTAGATTTTCATCATGACCAATTTTTAGGCTTACCTGCGTTATGGACACATCCTAAGCTTTGGGCAAGTCGGTTGATTCTGATGAATTTAAATAAAGTTGGCGTTGCACAAGGTGTTGATGAAACCCGTTTACGCATACTTCAACAACAGCTTCCGCCAACAAGCCAACTATATGCAGCGGGTGGGGTACGGAATATTGACGATTTACACCGTTTACAACAACTCGATGTTGCAGGCGTACTCATTGCAACAGCTATTCATCAAGGCACTATTTGCCCTGCCGATATTGATGCGCTTGCACAATAA
- a CDS encoding DegT/DnrJ/EryC1/StrS family aminotransferase yields the protein MNLNIVLDNDVILALLSPSANDIKHCFNRLQKTSTSIRFWIPCCSLAVIEPQTVNLQPLHNLLDNGVQLLSSLATHWQEIPPEHPQKIQALISLDAAMLTGKTVVWTNQENFATLHSDIHWGDHEFIYGILAEYGYDETLPFSGLDSQQLRIRTQLERNLFAVLKHGQYTRGAEIEILEQRLANYVGRKHCIALASGTDALLAALLALNIKPHDEVITSVFGFIAVAEIISLLGAKPVFVDIDPDTYTLNPALLESAITLKTKAIIPQNIYGQCADFDEINAIATRHKLPVIEDGLQSFGATYRGKRSGNLSTLACTSFFVNQSLSAYGDAGACFTNDDVLAERLRQLIRHGQEKRYYHTRIGINGRIDVLQASILLAKLEILTEEVQARIRIGAALTAGLKGCVKTPLVRPQNTSVYSPYVIQVLQREVLQKELQKQGIPSKIHYYPPLHLQPVFAHLGLTKGQFPMAETVADKVLSLPLHPYLSEETQDRIIDEVKQATKKRGG from the coding sequence ATGAATTTAAACATTGTATTGGACAATGATGTCATCCTTGCATTACTGTCCCCCAGTGCAAATGATATTAAACACTGCTTTAATCGCCTGCAAAAAACGTCAACTTCAATCCGCTTTTGGATTCCCTGCTGCTCACTCGCCGTAATAGAGCCACAAACGGTTAATCTACAACCGTTACATAATTTGCTAGACAATGGAGTGCAATTATTATCTTCATTAGCAACGCATTGGCAAGAAATTCCCCCCGAACATCCACAAAAAATTCAGGCACTTATTAGTCTCGATGCCGCCATGTTGACGGGAAAAACCGTTGTTTGGACAAATCAGGAAAACTTCGCCACCTTACATTCTGATATACATTGGGGTGACCATGAGTTTATTTATGGTATTTTAGCAGAATATGGTTATGATGAAACCTTACCTTTCAGTGGTTTAGATAGTCAACAATTACGCATTCGTACTCAGTTAGAAAGAAATTTATTTGCCGTTTTAAAACATGGGCAATATACCCGTGGCGCAGAAATAGAGATATTAGAACAACGGTTAGCCAATTATGTCGGCAGAAAACATTGTATTGCACTGGCTAGTGGCACAGACGCGCTGCTTGCGGCACTTTTAGCCTTAAATATCAAACCACATGATGAAGTTATTACCAGTGTTTTTGGGTTTATCGCTGTTGCGGAAATAATCAGTCTGCTAGGTGCAAAGCCTGTATTTGTTGATATAGACCCCGATACTTATACGTTAAATCCTGCATTGTTAGAATCGGCTATTACATTAAAAACTAAAGCGATTATTCCCCAAAATATTTATGGTCAATGTGCTGATTTTGATGAGATTAATGCTATTGCAACCCGTCACAAGTTGCCTGTGATTGAAGATGGGTTACAAAGTTTTGGCGCGACGTATCGCGGTAAACGCTCGGGTAATTTATCAACCCTTGCCTGCACCAGTTTTTTTGTTAATCAATCACTCAGTGCTTATGGCGATGCAGGGGCTTGTTTTACCAATGATGATGTACTTGCTGAACGTTTACGCCAATTAATCCGACATGGACAAGAAAAACGTTATTATCACACCCGCATCGGAATTAATGGGCGAATAGATGTATTGCAAGCCTCTATTTTATTAGCAAAACTGGAAATTTTGACGGAAGAAGTGCAAGCCCGTATTCGAATCGGCGCAGCTCTTACCGCAGGATTAAAAGGCTGTGTTAAAACACCACTTGTAAGACCACAAAATACTAGCGTTTATAGCCCGTATGTAATTCAAGTATTACAACGGGAAGTGTTACAAAAAGAACTACAAAAACAAGGTATTCCCAGTAAAATCCATTATTATCCACCATTACATCTTCAACCCGTCTTTGCACACTTAGGTTTAACCAAAGGACAATTTCCAATGGCTGAAACCGTTGCTGATAAAGTATTAAGCCTGCCTTTACATCCTTATTTAAGTGAAGAAACGCAAGATAGAATTATTGATGAGGTGAAACAGGCCACGAAAAAACGGGGTGGATAA
- a CDS encoding IS1 family transposase (programmed frameshift) translates to MLTCPSCKATHIVKYGKTRTGTQNYKCRECGRRFVEQPTKKYISQETWAQVDKLLKEKLSLRGIARVTGISGTWLQHYVNGLYAQQRLEQAVKKKGQLRLECDEMWSFVGQRRQKVWVWLALDRDSREVVGIAFGKRDVEGAQALWNSLPAVYRQCAVCYTDFWEAYQKVLPSKRHQAVGKETGLTNHIERFNNTLRQRVSRLVRKTLSFSKKIENHIGATIFFINDYNKSLLL, encoded by the exons ATGCTAACCTGCCCAAGCTGTAAAGCGACACACATTGTGAAATACGGAAAAACCCGCACAGGGACACAAAACTACAAATGTCGCGAATGCGGACGACGATTTGTAGAACAACCCACCAAGAAATACATAAGCCAAGAGACGTGGGCACAGGTGGACAAGCTATTAAAAGAAAAACTTTCACTGAGAGGAATAGCCCGTGTTACAGGAATCTCAGGCACATGGCTACAACATTATGTCAATGGTTTGTATGCGCAACAAAGACTAGAACAAGCCGTTAAAA AAAAAGGACAGTTGCGCTTAGAATGCGATGAGATGTGGTCATTTGTTGGGCAGCGTCGCCAGAAAGTGTGGGTATGGTTAGCGTTGGATAGAGACTCACGAGAGGTTGTCGGGATTGCCTTTGGGAAGCGAGATGTTGAGGGAGCGCAAGCACTCTGGAATTCACTCCCAGCGGTATATCGGCAATGTGCAGTCTGTTACACCGACTTCTGGGAAGCGTACCAGAAAGTTCTTCCGAGTAAACGGCATCAAGCAGTAGGGAAGGAGACGGGGCTGACCAATCATATAGAGCGATTTAATAATACGTTAAGACAGCGTGTCAGTCGTTTAGTGAGGAAAACCTTATCTTTCTCCAAGAAAATAGAAAATCACATTGGGGCTACTATTTTTTTCATTAATGATTATAACAAATCACTGCTTCTTTAG
- the mnmG gene encoding tRNA uridine-5-carboxymethylaminomethyl(34) synthesis enzyme MnmG: MKYPEHFDVIVIGGGHAGTEAALAAARMGTKTLLLTHNVETLGAMSCNPAIGGIGKGHLVKEIDALGGIMGRAADVSGIQFRTLNASKGPAVRATRAQIDRQLYKVAVRRAIESQTNLQLFQQAVDDLIVEDNRVIGAVTQSGIQFYAHSVILTAGTFLAGLIHIGLSNYQAGRAGDPPAIALAHRLRELPLRVDRLKTGTPPRIDSRSINFTELVPQHGDTPTPVFSFMGDISHHPRQVPCYITHTNERTHEIIRSGLDRSPLYTGVIEGVGPRYCPSIEDKIMRFADKSSHQIFLEPEGLDTFEIYPNGISTSLPFDIQLGLVRSMKGCENAHITRAGYAIEYDFFDPRDLKPSLETKAIEGLFFAGQINGTTGYEEAAAQGLMAGLNAGLLVQDKPAWTPRRDEAYMGVLVDDLITRGTNEPYRMFTSRAEYRLLLREDNADLRLTAKGRELGLIDDEQWQAFETKQEAIIQEQQRLAGIWIRPDPQLAEQLGTELRREVNCMDLLRRPEITYEKLRQLSQLAPAVADQKVAEQVEIQAKYSGYIERQETEIARSRRYEEAQLSPDLDYSKVLGLSAEVRQKLTQHRPTSVGQASRIPGITPAAISLLLVHIKRQQVRWSA, translated from the coding sequence ATGAAATATCCCGAGCACTTTGATGTCATCGTAATTGGTGGCGGACACGCAGGCACAGAAGCCGCACTCGCAGCAGCACGTATGGGCACAAAAACCCTCCTGCTCACCCACAATGTAGAAACCCTCGGCGCAATGTCCTGCAACCCCGCCATCGGCGGCATCGGCAAAGGACACCTTGTCAAAGAAATCGACGCACTCGGGGGCATCATGGGACGCGCCGCCGATGTCAGCGGCATTCAATTCCGCACCCTGAACGCCAGCAAAGGCCCCGCCGTCCGCGCCACCCGCGCCCAAATCGACCGCCAACTGTATAAAGTCGCCGTGCGCCGCGCCATCGAAAGCCAAACCAACTTACAACTGTTTCAACAAGCCGTTGATGACTTAATCGTCGAAGACAACCGCGTCATCGGCGCAGTCACCCAATCAGGCATTCAATTTTACGCACACAGCGTCATCCTCACCGCAGGCACATTCTTAGCAGGCTTAATCCACATCGGCCTAAGCAATTACCAAGCAGGACGCGCAGGCGACCCGCCCGCTATCGCGCTCGCTCATCGTTTACGGGAATTACCGCTACGCGTTGACCGCTTAAAAACAGGCACGCCCCCACGTATCGACAGCCGTAGCATCAACTTTACCGAACTCGTCCCGCAACACGGCGACACGCCAACCCCTGTTTTTTCCTTCATGGGCGACATTAGCCACCATCCGCGCCAAGTGCCTTGTTACATCACGCACACCAATGAAAGAACCCATGAGATTATTCGTTCAGGGCTAGACCGTTCACCGCTTTACACAGGCGTGATTGAAGGCGTAGGCCCGCGCTATTGCCCATCGATTGAAGACAAAATTATGCGTTTTGCGGATAAATCTTCACATCAAATTTTCTTAGAACCTGAAGGCTTAGATACCTTTGAAATTTATCCGAATGGAATTTCTACCAGTTTACCGTTTGATATTCAGCTCGGACTTGTGCGCTCAATGAAAGGCTGTGAAAACGCCCACATCACCCGCGCAGGCTACGCGATTGAATACGACTTTTTTGACCCGCGTGATTTAAAACCCAGCTTAGAAACCAAAGCGATAGAAGGTTTATTCTTTGCAGGACAAATTAACGGCACAACAGGCTATGAAGAAGCCGCCGCACAAGGTTTAATGGCCGGTTTAAACGCAGGTTTGTTAGTACAAGATAAACCCGCATGGACACCACGCCGTGATGAAGCCTACATGGGCGTATTAGTTGATGACTTAATTACCCGAGGGACTAACGAACCTTACCGCATGTTCACCAGTCGTGCCGAATATCGCTTGTTATTACGCGAAGATAACGCTGATTTACGCTTAACTGCAAAGGGACGCGAATTAGGCTTAATTGATGATGAACAATGGCAAGCTTTTGAAACAAAACAGGAAGCCATTATTCAAGAACAACAACGTTTAGCAGGCATTTGGATACGTCCTGACCCACAATTAGCTGAACAACTGGGAACGGAATTACGTCGAGAAGTGAATTGTATGGATTTACTGCGCCGTCCAGAAATTACTTATGAGAAACTGCGCCAACTGTCCCAACTTGCGCCCGCTGTTGCAGACCAAAAAGTTGCAGAACAGGTGGAAATTCAAGCGAAATATAGCGGTTATATTGAACGCCAAGAAACCGAAATAGCCCGCTCACGTCGTTATGAGGAAGCGCAATTATCGCCTGATTTGGACTATAGCAAGGTGTTAGGCTTATCTGCGGAAGTCCGCCAAAAACTCACCCAACACCGCCCAACCAGCGTCGGTCAAGCCTCGCGCATTCCCGGCATTACGCCTGCGGCGATTTCTTTATTATTGGTGCATATTAAACGTCAACAGGTGAGGTGGTCGGCTTAA
- a CDS encoding 4-oxalocrotonate tautomerase → MPLMHIYILEGRSDEKKAQLIKEVTRVASETLEVPADRVRVVLQEVPKNHWGIGGETAASLGR, encoded by the coding sequence ATGCCATTAATGCACATTTATATTTTAGAAGGTCGTAGTGATGAGAAAAAAGCACAATTGATTAAAGAAGTCACACGTGTTGCTTCAGAAACCTTAGAAGTACCTGCTGACCGTGTGCGTGTAGTCCTCCAAGAAGTACCAAAAAATCATTGGGGTATTGGTGGTGAAACAGCGGCAAGTTTAGGGCGATGA
- a CDS encoding YgaP family membrane protein, with product MIHANVGSVDKIIRIIAGVAILAAGFFFQSWWGLIGIVPLATALIGVCPAYMPFGLSTCKVDLPAKPE from the coding sequence ATGATACATGCTAACGTTGGTTCAGTTGACAAAATCATTAGAATTATTGCGGGAGTAGCAATTCTGGCGGCGGGTTTCTTTTTTCAAAGTTGGTGGGGACTAATCGGTATTGTTCCCCTTGCAACAGCACTAATTGGCGTATGTCCTGCTTATATGCCTTTTGGGCTTTCTACGTGCAAGGTTGATTTACCTGCTAAACCTGAATAA
- a CDS encoding SphA family protein codes for MNNRHRIAVLLYALLLHVPTVFAEHYVNGVEGLKAASVPPAGFYYRLYNVFYNADSLMDGSSNELPVDFDVSVYAMANRFIWITEQKILGADYGMNVILPLINTDISIGALGVDDSDFALGDVLLEPIILSWHESAFDAVTAAGVYIPSGNYDVNQPASASKGYWTGLLTAGVTYYADPEKTWSASILSRYEFHGKQDDTNITAGDDFHFEWGVGKTIEGWDVGLVGYNQWQVTEDSGEGASTTKDRIGAIGAEVGTFIPSLKTAISFRALQEYQAKDRSEGSLITLTLTKIF; via the coding sequence ATGAATAACAGACATCGCATTGCTGTTTTGCTCTATGCTTTGCTTTTACACGTGCCTACCGTTTTTGCAGAACACTATGTTAATGGTGTCGAGGGCTTAAAAGCGGCAAGCGTTCCCCCCGCAGGTTTTTATTATCGACTCTACAACGTGTTTTATAACGCCGATAGCTTGATGGATGGCAGTAGCAATGAATTACCTGTTGATTTTGATGTCAGTGTTTACGCTATGGCAAATCGATTTATTTGGATAACTGAGCAAAAAATACTCGGTGCAGATTACGGAATGAATGTGATTCTACCGCTAATCAATACAGATATAAGCATTGGTGCGTTAGGCGTTGATGACAGTGATTTCGCCCTTGGCGATGTATTACTAGAACCCATCATTTTAAGCTGGCACGAAAGTGCTTTTGATGCAGTTACCGCCGCAGGTGTTTATATTCCTAGCGGAAATTATGATGTCAACCAACCTGCTTCAGCGAGCAAGGGGTATTGGACAGGCTTACTCACCGCAGGCGTTACTTACTATGCTGACCCTGAAAAAACATGGTCAGCTTCAATATTATCGCGCTATGAGTTTCATGGAAAACAAGATGATACAAATATCACCGCAGGCGATGATTTTCACTTTGAATGGGGTGTTGGCAAAACGATTGAAGGCTGGGATGTTGGATTAGTAGGTTACAATCAATGGCAAGTGACTGAAGACAGTGGCGAAGGGGCAAGCACAACTAAAGACCGTATCGGCGCGATAGGGGCAGAAGTGGGTACATTTATCCCTTCATTAAAAACAGCTATATCTTTCCGTGCGTTACAAGAATATCAGGCTAAAGACCGCTCTGAAGGGTCTTTAATCACCTTGACGTTAACCAAAATTTTTTAA
- a CDS encoding Dam family site-specific DNA-(adenine-N6)-methyltransferase gives MKLPHPIPYQGSKRSLAIHILQYFPSHISRLIEPFAGSAAITIASAFYSKATNFVVNDINEPLTQLLNQIINNPSLMIKLYQDIWQGQHGGNKEAYYYEIRNKFNETKKPEYLLFLLAKCVKAAVRYNAQGDFNQSPDKRRLGRNPQVMKDDILNVSQLLKNRVSIFSEDYTNILSRVTTDDLVYMDPPYQGTGLNGGFNYAGNIEFNKFMTSLLELKVVLKKQ, from the coding sequence ATGAAATTACCACATCCGATACCTTATCAAGGTAGTAAACGCAGTCTAGCAATACATATTTTGCAATACTTTCCTAGCCATATTAGCCGACTTATAGAACCCTTTGCAGGTTCTGCTGCTATTACCATCGCCTCAGCTTTCTATTCGAAAGCAACCAATTTTGTTGTTAATGATATTAATGAACCACTAACACAACTCTTGAATCAAATTATTAATAATCCAAGTTTAATGATAAAACTGTATCAGGATATTTGGCAGGGGCAACATGGTGGTAATAAAGAAGCGTATTACTATGAAATAAGAAATAAATTTAATGAAACGAAAAAACCCGAATATTTACTTTTTTTATTGGCAAAATGTGTAAAAGCGGCTGTTCGTTATAATGCACAAGGTGATTTTAATCAAAGTCCTGATAAAAGACGGCTTGGACGAAATCCTCAAGTAATGAAAGACGATATTTTAAATGTCTCACAATTACTTAAAAATAGAGTTAGTATTTTTTCAGAGGATTACACGAATATTCTTAGTAGGGTAACTACTGACGATTTAGTCTATATGGATCCGCCTTATCAAGGGACAGGTCTGAATGGCGGTTTTAACTATGCAGGCAATATTGAATTTAATAAATTCATGACCTCACTGTTAGAACTTAAGGTAGTGCTAAAGAAGCAGTGA
- a CDS encoding IS5 family transposase (programmed frameshift): protein MSRRYALTDEQWSKLEPLLPGRKGHVGMTAKDNRLFIDAVLFRYRSGIPWRDLPERFGDFRVVHTRFSRWSKKGVWERVFKILSADADNEYAMIDSTIVRAHQHSSGGGADEAIGRSAGGLSTKINSVVDALGNPTLFFLTAGQASDLEGADALIPQIKANALLADKAYDADERVRDVLKQKSIEPVIPFRKNRLNPPDYDKALYKARYLIEHFFGKLKQYRAIATRYDKRARNFLSGVYLASTLILLA from the exons ATGAGTCGTCGCTATGCCTTAACCGATGAACAATGGTCAAAACTAGAACCGCTACTCCCTGGACGTAAAGGACATGTCGGGATGACGGCTAAAGATAACCGCTTGTTTATTGATGCTGTTCTATTCCGTTATCGCAGTGGCATTCCTTGGCGCGACCTCCCCGAACGCTTTGGTGATTTCCGTGTCGTCCATACCCGCTTCAGTCGTTGGTCTAAAAAAGGTGTCTGGGAACGTGTTTTCAAGATACTAAGTGCCGATGCCGATAATGAATATGCCATGATAGACAGCACAATAGTTAGAGCGCATCAACATAGTAGTGGTGGTGGTGCAGATGAAGCCATTGGACGTAGCGCAGGGGGTTTAAGTACCAAGATTAACTCCGTTGTTGACGCACTGGGCAATCCGACCCTTTTTT TTTTGACTGCGGGACAGGCAAGCGACCTTGAAGGGGCTGATGCTCTTATTCCTCAGATAAAGGCAAACGCTTTATTGGCTGATAAGGCTTATGATGCTGATGAACGGGTTAGAGATGTTTTAAAACAGAAAAGCATAGAACCTGTGATTCCGTTCAGGAAAAATCGTTTAAATCCACCTGATTATGATAAAGCTCTTTATAAGGCACGTTATTTAATCGAGCATTTCTTCGGTAAATTAAAGCAATACCGCGCCATAGCTACACGATATGATAAACGCGCTAGGAATTTCTTAAGTGGGGTTTATTTGGCTTCTACCTTGATTCTTTTGGCTTGA
- the dmpH gene encoding 2-oxo-3-hexenedioate decarboxylase translates to MNLTPDIIAQLAEHLENAELNAQAVHKITDDYPNMSWEDAYAIQWEIRRRKLARGHKIVGLKMGLTSQAKMKQMGVVNPVYGFLADYFSCPDSSEIDTRQLIHPKVEAEIAFVTKAPLQGPGCHIGHVMAATDFVLPALEVIDSRYENFKFDLKSVIADNSSSSRFVTGGRGRVIDELDLRTLGVVMEKNGQVVELGAGAAVLGHPAASVALLANMLGERGESIPAGTFIMTGGITAAIPVQAGDTITVRCQDLGSISTRFI, encoded by the coding sequence ATGAATTTAACGCCTGACATTATCGCCCAATTAGCAGAACACCTAGAAAACGCCGAATTAAACGCGCAAGCCGTACACAAAATTACGGACGATTATCCAAATATGAGTTGGGAAGATGCTTATGCGATTCAATGGGAAATCCGCCGTCGAAAATTAGCCCGTGGGCATAAAATTGTCGGTCTCAAAATGGGGCTGACTTCTCAAGCCAAAATGAAGCAAATGGGGGTAGTCAATCCCGTTTATGGTTTTCTCGCAGACTATTTCAGTTGTCCTGATAGCAGCGAGATAGACACTCGACAATTGATACACCCCAAAGTAGAAGCCGAAATTGCCTTTGTTACCAAAGCACCGTTACAAGGGCCGGGTTGCCACATTGGGCATGTCATGGCGGCTACCGATTTTGTCTTACCTGCTTTAGAAGTTATCGACTCACGCTATGAAAACTTCAAATTTGATTTAAAAAGTGTGATTGCAGATAACTCCTCCTCCTCCCGTTTCGTCACGGGCGGGCGCGGGCGTGTGATTGATGAATTAGACCTACGGACGCTAGGCGTGGTCATGGAAAAAAATGGACAAGTGGTAGAACTCGGCGCGGGAGCAGCCGTTTTAGGACACCCAGCCGCCAGTGTTGCTTTATTAGCCAATATGTTGGGAGAACGGGGCGAATCCATCCCCGCAGGCACCTTTATCATGACGGGGGGAATTACCGCCGCAATTCCTGTGCAAGCGGGCGATACGATAACCGTACGCTGTCAAGACTTAGGCAGTATCTCAACCCGATTTATTTAA
- a CDS encoding type II toxin-antitoxin system VapB family antitoxin encodes MNTLLHIDEQLIQQALQLTGLHNPQSVVEMALKELVTRRKTDKLSQAFGQYCWDGDLEMMRNDSHVID; translated from the coding sequence ATGAACACACTTTTGCATATAGATGAGCAATTGATACAGCAGGCTTTGCAATTGACGGGTTTGCATAATCCGCAATCGGTTGTTGAAATGGCTTTGAAAGAATTGGTGACACGTAGAAAAACGGATAAATTAAGTCAAGCCTTTGGGCAATATTGCTGGGATGGCGATTTAGAAATGATGCGGAATGACAGTCATGTTATTGATTGA
- the gspG gene encoding type II secretion system major pseudopilin GspG, whose protein sequence is MIKPIVKQQGFTLIEILIVMAIIGLLAGLVGPKIFGGFEQAKCNQAKAQLKNIEVALDQHRLDTGKYPRALEGLLTNTVSSNRWSGPYLKQQNVPTDPWEHPYQYKFPGTKGGDYDLYSLGGDGVEGGQGCPNEDINNWKSS, encoded by the coding sequence GTGATTAAACCGATTGTAAAACAACAAGGATTTACTTTAATCGAAATTTTGATTGTGATGGCAATCATTGGGTTATTAGCAGGATTGGTAGGACCAAAGATTTTTGGCGGGTTCGAACAAGCAAAATGTAATCAAGCGAAGGCACAATTAAAAAATATTGAAGTTGCCTTAGACCAACATCGTTTAGATACAGGTAAATATCCTCGTGCTTTAGAGGGTTTACTAACGAATACAGTGAGTAGTAATCGTTGGAGTGGTCCTTATTTAAAACAACAAAATGTACCAACAGACCCTTGGGAGCATCCTTATCAATATAAATTTCCCGGTACGAAAGGGGGCGATTATGATTTATATTCTCTTGGCGGTGATGGTGTAGAGGGTGGGCAAGGTTGCCCGAATGAGGATATTAATAATTGGAAATCGTCATAA
- a CDS encoding IS630 family transposase: MNRYKQSDRQIVFIDESGFAHDMPRRFGYAPIGKRCSGTQDWNAKGRTNVIGALLNFCLLTVSLVSGAINSDVFFAWITQDLLPKLPQNSVIVMDNATFHKRSDIQQAILDAGHLLEYLPPYSPDLNPIEHKWAQAKTLRKQQHCSIDELFLLNSI; the protein is encoded by the coding sequence ATGAACCGTTATAAACAATCCGATAGGCAAATTGTTTTCATCGATGAAAGTGGTTTTGCTCATGATATGCCACGCCGTTTTGGTTATGCACCTATCGGCAAACGTTGCTCTGGCACGCAAGACTGGAATGCAAAGGGACGCACTAATGTCATCGGGGCTTTGCTCAATTTTTGTTTATTAACCGTCTCTTTAGTTTCTGGGGCGATTAATTCCGATGTCTTTTTCGCTTGGATAACCCAAGACTTACTTCCTAAACTCCCTCAGAATTCTGTGATTGTGATGGATAACGCCACTTTTCATAAACGTAGCGACATTCAGCAGGCTATTTTAGACGCTGGGCATCTCTTGGAATATTTACCGCCTTATTCGCCTGATTTAAATCCTATTGAGCATAAATGGGCTCAAGCTAAGACTCTCCGTAAACAACAACATTGTTCTATTGATGAGCTCTTTTTACTGAATTCTATTTAA